Below is a window of Trichosurus vulpecula isolate mTriVul1 chromosome 4, mTriVul1.pri, whole genome shotgun sequence DNA.
tggcctcagacacacaacctagctgtgtgaccctgggcaagttgcttaaccctttttgcttcagtttcctcatctgtaaaatgagctggagaaggaaatggcaaaccactccagtatctctgccaagaaaaccccaaatggggtcaggaagacttgggacacaactaaacaactgtGGTGTTAGGttagaaaaaaatcaggaagCAGAAACTATCTCAAGTTAATGAGTTTATTGATTGTCACATGCAATAGCCAGAATACATACATGTAGGCTGAAGATGTGCATGCAGGTAGCCCACTAGGGAGGCTACAAGATTCCCCTAAATCACCCCTTTTAAACTTGATCAAACAACCCTGGTTTCTTCTCTTTACCAAACATTGTTCTCCTGATGACATAATATTGATGCAAATCCTTTTTCTTATCCTGAAGACATTCTGTTTTCAAGAATGTCCAGAAATTGCCTGTAAAAATAACTCTGCTGTTTATCAGTAACCCGATtgcctcctttttctgttttgcaaCCTTTTGGATCAGAATGAATTAGTTTCCTTTATTAAAGCATTCTGTGGTAGTTATACACAAGAATTTAACCCTTTAGCAGTCAGCATTAATTCCAGCAGAAAAAAAAGGCTGCTCCTGGAAgggttatttccttttcctttttgtgggGAGGCTGTTGTGGAGCTTAGAGATCTCAGGCTTGTAGGCTTCCATGACCAGCATCCCATTGTTGATAAAAAAACTTGGCAATGGACTTAGTGAACTGCTtacctcttttgttgttgttgctgttcagttgtgtttgattctttgtgaccctatttgggattttcttagcaaagatacagaTACTggtggggtttgccatttcctcctctagctcattttacatatgaggaaactgaggcaaacagggttaagtgacttgcccagggtcacacaactagtctgaggccagatttgaactcaggaagatgagtctggcgCATTGTAACACCCAGCAACACCCTACTTCCCTCTACTGCTTGGTTTCCCTACTAATGAAGATCGGCTTCAGGGTGTACTTGTCACCAAACTGTTTAAGAATAGAAGAGAGGTGCCAAACATGGTCAGGATCCCTTTCTGATGGATCTTTTCTATGCTAGAAGGAAAATGTTTTTCTCCTTATATGAAGTGTAGATGGTGAAGATTTTTATCATGATAAAACAGAATATGACAAAGACCAGGTTGAACACTGGAAAGGGGTGTAGGTATTCCCAGACCAAAGCCACAATGGCAAAGGAACAGGAGattgtacagatgaggaggcAGCCAAGATCAGACCAAAATTCCCCACACACTTGTACTTTTCTAGATGCACCTTTTTGGGCAAAATCACCCAAAGAATTTTTCACTACTTATCTATCCGACTtctccatttttacaggtttttcaCTGATCTTCTACTTCTCCAACCAGCTCTTGCTGCCAACTCACCTCCTTGATGGAGCTGCCATCACAATCGtctaatactttaaagtttgcaaaatgcttaacgtatttatatttctttatcctCCTAACAACATCGAGGTGgctgctattatcacccccattttataaatgagaaaactgtggcagaggttaagtgatttgcctagggtcaaacagcaaCGAAGCCtccgaggctggatttaaacctgggcctttctgactcaaggctcagtactctatccatggtATCACCTGGCAGCCTATACAAGACACATACAGGGTAAATtagaggtaatttcagagggaaatggcaaagcatgtgtgggggagtggggtggggtgatggTGCAGTATGAAGCACCCCAGTGCTTCCCAAATGGCATCCTGTAGATTcgatctgagctgagtcttgaaggaagctaagaaggtacaggtgaggagggaggacattcccGGTATATAGGACACCAGATACTAGAAAGGCATAGGCAGAGTCGGGAGGTAGAGCAAAGGGACCAGAGTTGCTAGGTGGTGGTAAGCCTGTTGACTGACTACAAAGCATCATAGTCAAGCCCAAGTTCCCATCTGCTAAGTCAGTACTAATCAGCTAGGCCAAAGAGAAAGCCCTAACAGAATCTCAAGAGTTGGAAAGTCTATTAGGAGAtgtaattacattaaaaatatttgattaGGGCACAGAAGAGgtataaaagaaaggaagtattttttaagttaatttatttatttttagttttctacattcacttccataagttttaaattttctccccctcctcaagacagcatgcaatccaatttAGGCTCTACAGATATattctattaaacatattttcacattagtcatattgtatagaagaattagaacgaatggcagtaaccatgagaaagaaaaacaaaacaaaaaaaagaaaatagtctgcttcgatccgcattcagactccacatttccctttctggatgtggatggcatttcccatcatgagtcttttggaattgttttaggtgaAAGGTAGTATTTTGATGGGAGAGATCACTTCCAAATTGAGGTGGGGCTGGGAAAGGCATATCAAAGACCTAAGGAATGGGGTAAAAAACACAGACAAGAGGGAAAGTCTattaatgtctggcacatagtaggcacttagtgttTGAATGAATAAAAGTGCTGGACATGTCCAGGAACAATTAAGTTTAAGACAGGTACCAAGCATGTTATACACAGAACAGTATAAACTTAGAAAGGCAAGAGACCGGATTATAGAAGGCCTAGAACATCAGtttattcatcattttcttttgtttccactttattatttttaatactttattgctatcttttgtttttgcatcagcTAGAATTACCCTTATCTATCCCCAtatccctcccagagagccatctctgataaaggaagaatttaaaaacaaagaagtgTAGcagtatgatcctgagcaagtcacttaactccattgcttccaaaaccaaaaccaagcaGAGGAGTAAGGGAAAGTCATCCAAATCAATggatgtgttaaaaaaaaaaatcagtattttatGCTTTATCTGTTTCACACCCTTGGAAAACCTTCCTTTCACCTCCACAAAGTACTGGGAAGCTTTCTTTGTAATTCTTGGGGCTACACTTGATTTTTAGAACGTCACAATATAGAGTATCAGTTTAAGTAGTCTGGGCTTCATTCTGTACAGAAGAGCCCCTGCTGGTTTCTGAGCAGAGGGATGCTTTGcattagaaatattatctcttcttcatcttcaccttGACCTGCAATCTCTCCACTCAGTATTTTGCTGGGCCATCACCCCTGCTCTGGCAATGCTCTCCTACCTTCTCATTTTCAACTTCTTGGTTAACCAATTCAGGTCTGCACTATTCTTCCATCTAGAGGCCCTTGCCCTCAGGCCTTGCCAAACCCAACATTATTCCCACCACATATCCCCTCTGCTCCTACTCCCATGTTGCTGATGGACAAAATCTTTCAACTGGATTTGTCATTTCATTGGTCTAAACCAGCAAACTCCTTCAACCAGTTGGTACCTCCCCTAAAACTTTGAGGCCTGTTAAAGACcttggtctcccactgcatcccgggccatctccagtcatcctgatctatatcttgccactggacccagatggctctggaggagaaagtgaggctggtgactctgcacagccctccctcacttaaaccacTTGCATGTCACGGCAcaaccttcctgatgtcacgattctcttcaagaatgaaggacaaacaatgttTCCCAGagaattgagaggttaagtgacttgaattaGGGTCACATAATGAGTATTTGAagtagagtttgaacccaggtcttcctggactCCTAGCTCTTTATCCCTAAGGCCATGCTATGTAAGGTCTCTCTCCTGCTAATTGGATTCTCTACAAATTCATTAACTAACATCAATTGGGATCTCACTGCTGCAAGGGAATCCTTTTACATCTActtaattttctatttcattccCCACAATGGTGGTTCCAAACTGCTTCTCTCAAAGCCACCTATAACCCTCTCAACTGAAGGCCTTGCTTCAACCTTTAccaaagaaactaaagctattCACCAAAAGTTCTTTTCCCTGGGCATATCTCACAGTTTCCTAGACATTAttcttctccatttcctcctttagTCCAGTTGCTGGAGAGAAGGGTCCTTCTTACCAAGGGGAACCCTGATCATGTATATCCTCTTTCATCTTCTCCCACAGACTGCTTTCATTATCATTTCCTCCATCTAATCTTCCAACCCCCATCCATGAAAATGCCTTAGATCCTACCATGGCTGCAACTATCCGGGTCTCCCCTTTTCTCAGACAAACTCTTGGAAAATGTCATATGTACTTGGTGCCTCCTCATTCCTTAACCATGCACCTCCCTTCCCATCCGCTACCAACCCAACAATCTATCTTCCTACCTATCATGGCTCTCTCCAAAGCTGATAATggtcaattacatgtaaacaaaaaattgttaacatgttttttaaaattttgagttctaaattctctccctcctttccttctcacccACCTCGAGAAGGAAATCTGAACTAGATTACACACACAcggtcatataaaacatttctgtattcgccatgctgcaaaaaaaaacagataaaaaacctcaaaaataataaagcaaaaaaagtatgcttcaatctgcattcagactccatgtgGAGGCAGAGAGCATTTTTCCGAGGTCCCTAGGAATCGTCTTgggtcactgtattgctgagaagagcaaagtccttcacagctgatcattattACAATACTGCTATTTCTGTGTACATGTTCTTctggttccgctcacttcactttacactgattcatctaagtctttccagatttttttgaaagcatctttctcattactttctttttaaaatagtgttttattttttccaattacatgtaaaaataaccgtaaatattcatttcaaaaaatttgagttccaaattctccccctcgtgtggaagcaatctgatacaggtgctcatttcttatagcagtgcaatattccatcacaatcaacttattcagccactccccaactgatgggcatccctcaatttccaattctttgccaccataaagagctgttataaatatttttgcacatacgcatccttttccttttatttttttgggatacagacctagtagtagtattgctgggtcagagggtatatatcgtttcaaattgttctccagaacggttggatcagttcacaactccaattAGTGCCCcgtttttccacatctccaacatCTGCCATTTTCTTTGCTAATGACtcaacttccttaacttctctgcagCTGATACCACTGAGCGCCTTCTCCTGGAtactcacttctctctgggctttcACGACAGTGCTTCGTTCTCCCTCAATATCATACTGAGGGTGTACTCCAAAGCTTAAACCCTCTTCTTGGTGACCCCATCATTTCCTTGAGTTCAGTTACCTTCACGTCAGCAACTCACATATCTACCGATCATGCCCTGAACTTCCTGATGATCTCCAGCCAGGCTCATATAATCTACTACTGTTTCCTGGACATCTTGAACCAGATTGGCAAATATTAACGTCTGAAACAAATCCCTGTTCTAAGCTTTCTCTCACTTGCAAGTgccatccttgactccttactcACTCACCCCAGTATGCGGAATAGACGCTATCTCCACTTATACGGTCACCACTCTAGCTCAGGCTCTTATCGCCCCTTGTCTGGACTACTCTTAAAAGCCTATTTGGTTCTTAATTCAAGGGTCTACACATCCCAGCCAGTTATTTTTCTACAGGTAAGCCTGATCTTGTCATCCCAACTCTAGTGCTCAGCTCCCTATGATGggcaggatcaaatacaaactcctctttggcatttaaatctcttcacaaaCGGGTTTCCAACCACTGTGGAGTAAGACCATTTTTTAAAGGCAACATTTGCTCAAGCTGGGGGACAATATCCCAATTTTTTTAATaactgatttccaattcttaaagGATAAtcagcaaacaaaaaatcatgtctgaggtcagatctagATTTTCCCACGTCCTTTTTTTCTAACCAGCATTTAACACTTTTAagatttgcgaagcactttacaaatatctcattttacctcataaccttttttttaaaagtagtattttttttcctattacatgtAAGGACAATTGagatttttaataagatttttgagtttcaaatttttccctttccctcctaagaggataagcaatttgacataggttatatatgtgcactcatgcaaaacttatttccatattagccatgttgtgaaagataaaacagaactaaaggaaaaaactaccaaaaaaaaggtgaaagtagtatgcttttatcttcattcagactcttgtcagttctttctatagatatggatagcattttccatcaaaaGTCTTTTGGAATCAATGTCCAAATCTAAACACCATCATAAAAAATTGACTAAGGACTCATGCAGTTCCTGAGGGTCCTTTAGAGTCTAGCTGGCTTTAACAGCTAGGCATTTTTTAAAGGTACAGGACATGATGAAGAGAATGGAGTTACTAAAGTAACAGTAAAAGAAGTTCTAAAATTGATGTATATCCTCAACCAAGCTGGCTTCTACCCTACCTCTCCAGGATTCTTCTATGGTATAGCCACACTGGCCTGCTCAGGGATCCCTACACTCAACACTCCACCTCCTTTCTACTGGCTAtctccccacacctggaatgcactcctgactcttggaatccctgatttTAAAACAAGTGAATTACCACCTTTattaagggttcttaaccttttttgggtcaCAGACTCTTTGGTGTAGCCATtctaatgattttaaatgcataaaaatgagtatattgaaatgcaattatcaaaacattttaaaaacaagttaatgGACCTCAGGTTACAAACACCTGGttccacatgaagcctttacCAATCTCCTCAGCTGCTATTGCATTCCCTCCCCAAAACTATCCTTACATATATGTCCACATTTCCTACTgtaatgtaagccccttgagaacaGAAGCTGTTTAACTTTTGTACATGCcgaggacttagcacagtgcttcgcACAAATTAAATGCACAATAAATGATTGTGtccatgcatgcatacatatgcacctATCAATAGCaccttgcccccacccccagtctgatctcctctctgctcccctccgcttgATTAGACAAGCGATTAAATACAGTCTCTTCACCTGTAAAGAGGTGATTTAGGTCCCAAGTAGTCTATGAAGCAGACACACAAATGTTCATTTTtagtaaacattttatttactgACCAACACAGCAGCTCTAAAACCGTAGCTTCTGGAAGAACCACTTGTTTTTGCCTGTCTTGTACCTACAGAGGAAAAAAGGCATGGATGAAGAGATATTATAAGTAacagggaaggaagaggacaaAGCCTCCACGTTACAGGGAGATAATTGAGTACCATACTATCTCATGTTACTCACCTTTCCTCAAACTTGACCTTGGCCTCCCTCCTTGCCTTACGTTTAAGTGCAGGGTCACGGAACACATCCTTGTTGACAACTGTTTTGTCCAGTGGGATATCCACAGAGTATCTGGAGATAAGAAAAGTAACAGAATGTTGATAGGGGAGCTGGCAATTTGACAAATAGGCTCAGCCCCCACCAACCTCAAGAAACTAAGAAAGAAACTTTCTACTGTCAGAACACAGGCAATCAAAGACAATCAAATACCAATACCAAGACAATCAAAACAATTTCTGGAGTACTAGTACCAAATAATGAGTTCCATACAGGAGAGACCAAGAGGGTAGGGTAGGTTGAGGTGGGAAATGAGGATGTGGTAGGTGGCTGAGTTAAGGAACACAAAGGATAAATGACAGGACTATttaattatatactatataattatataatgggTTGGGAATTGGATTAAGGGTGGAAATCTAATTTTGAACTTCTCAGTCCACAGAAAACTGGCTTAAGATCCCCTTGAGGTAAGTAcccatagaggcagctaggtgggacagttgATAAGACTGCAGACCCAGAAATTGGTTAGACCTTCGTTCAAATATGACCCCAagcactttactagctgtgtgatattgaacaagtcacataacctttgtctacctcagtttcctcaattataaaatgagaatattcttcccaggattgttgtgaggattaaatgattaaatatttgtaaagtgctttattagcacagagcctggtctATAGCAGGGGCTTAATGTCTGtttcctttcctacttttatTTAGAAAGAATTAAGATCTTGATCTTGGGAAGAATCTTCCAATCCTTGAGAATGGCCAAGAATAGTTCTAGTTGAAGACTAagctatcttttctttgcttcagatTCCTATGTTACCTCAAACTGTCTTGGGGTAGAAAGATGTCAGAGGACATAAGAGGACTATGCCATTTGGATGTGGAATGCTCAATTAATAAATTTTATGCATTAATTTAAATTTGTTAATCACTTATGGCAGACCTAAGCCTAAAGAGTAGAAAAGATGACATCAATTATCCTTATTCTGGAAATGCCTATAAACACATAAAGCGTAGACAAAATGACTGGCCTTTCAAAATTAACCTATCTCCTCTGCCTTCAGTGACCCCTTTGTCTTTTGAAATACTGTACTGCTCTTTCTTCTTCCAATTCAGGTTCTGAGATTTTGTACCAATATCCAATACAAAGTCAGACTAACTAACCTCTCCTTTCATAGAGGTTTACCTGGTGGGCATGAGGTGGTTGTAGTTATAAACTTTCACGAAGGACTTGATTTTCGATCTCTTGGCAATCTTCTTTTTGCCCATTGCTGCAGTCACTTTTCGAGGGTAGCGATCGATACCTGCC
It encodes the following:
- the RPL27 gene encoding 60S ribosomal protein L27 isoform X2, producing the protein MGKFMKPGKVVLVLAGRYSGRKAVIVKNIDDGTSDRPYSHALVAGIDRYPRKVTAAMGKKKIAKRSKIKSFVKVYNYNHLMPTRYSVDIPLDKTVVNKDVFRDPALKRKARREAKVKFEERYKTGKNKWFFQKLRF
- the RPL27 gene encoding 60S ribosomal protein L27 isoform X1, coding for MEMGKFMKPGKVVLVLAGRYSGRKAVIVKNIDDGTSDRPYSHALVAGIDRYPRKVTAAMGKKKIAKRSKIKSFVKVYNYNHLMPTRYSVDIPLDKTVVNKDVFRDPALKRKARREAKVKFEERYKTGKNKWFFQKLRF